The following coding sequences lie in one Streptomyces xiamenensis genomic window:
- a CDS encoding NAD(P)H-binding protein, which translates to MSGVLVTGGTGTTGKSLVQVLRKAGVQARAASRNPAAADPDAIRFDWNDPTTYGPALDGMDRVFLLPPVESVDPLPLVEPFLRQAQLAGIRRLVMLGSAIVLPNAPSAVEMAAQVQAQPGGVVLRASGFMQNFLRPHPLAEDIHRLGEIRTAAGDGELGWVDARDIAASAAALLADLGVDARSDYLITGPHGMSYPQAAQIITAQTGRQVRVKHATEQEQAAAYRASGMPTEFADALAAVERGIKEGREDQVSTAVLDLTGRPPRAFAEFVSDHADEWTQ; encoded by the coding sequence ATGTCCGGAGTGCTCGTGACCGGAGGGACCGGCACAACCGGCAAGTCGCTGGTGCAAGTGCTCCGTAAGGCTGGTGTGCAGGCTCGGGCAGCCAGCCGGAACCCGGCCGCAGCCGATCCTGACGCGATCCGCTTCGACTGGAATGACCCGACCACATATGGACCCGCGCTCGACGGGATGGACCGGGTCTTCCTGCTTCCGCCGGTGGAGAGTGTGGACCCGCTGCCGCTGGTCGAGCCCTTCCTGCGCCAAGCGCAGCTGGCCGGTATCCGGCGCCTCGTGATGCTCGGCTCCGCCATCGTGCTGCCGAACGCGCCCAGCGCTGTGGAGATGGCCGCTCAGGTTCAGGCTCAGCCCGGAGGTGTCGTACTCCGCGCGTCTGGCTTCATGCAGAACTTCCTGCGCCCGCACCCACTGGCCGAGGACATCCATCGACTCGGCGAGATCCGTACCGCGGCCGGTGACGGCGAGCTGGGATGGGTCGATGCGCGGGACATCGCGGCCAGTGCTGCCGCGCTCTTGGCTGACCTGGGGGTGGATGCTCGAAGCGACTACCTGATCACCGGACCGCACGGGATGAGCTATCCGCAGGCCGCGCAGATCATCACCGCGCAGACCGGCAGGCAGGTTCGGGTGAAGCATGCTACGGAGCAGGAACAGGCTGCCGCCTACCGTGCCTCCGGAATGCCGACGGAGTTCGCTGACGCTCTCGCCGCCGTCGAGCGCGGAATCAAGGAGGGACGCGAAGACCAGGTCAGCACTGCGGTGCTCGATCTCACCGGCCGTCCGCCGCGCGCCTTTGCCGAATTCGTCTCTGATCACGCTGACGAGTGGACGCAGTAG
- a CDS encoding nuclear transport factor 2 family protein produces MMSSTPEEIFRRMLDLMLAKDMSAVADLWAPDGIAEFPFAAGSSPRVLRGREEVRAYLAHYPELMDMKEVAALTVRPTDQTDTVVVEWTATGRTVATRQPYRLDYIVVLTVRDGLIALFRDYWSPLSAAAAAGDLGRLIDSLERRDA; encoded by the coding sequence ATGATGTCCAGCACCCCTGAGGAGATATTTCGCCGCATGCTCGACCTGATGCTGGCCAAAGACATGAGTGCCGTGGCAGATCTGTGGGCGCCTGACGGGATTGCGGAATTCCCTTTCGCAGCCGGGAGCTCCCCTCGCGTTCTTCGCGGACGTGAGGAGGTACGCGCCTACCTCGCTCACTATCCGGAGTTGATGGACATGAAGGAGGTGGCCGCGCTCACCGTGCGGCCCACGGATCAAACGGACACCGTCGTGGTGGAGTGGACCGCCACCGGCCGCACCGTGGCCACCCGCCAGCCCTACCGTCTGGACTACATCGTGGTTCTCACGGTCCGCGACGGGCTGATCGCTCTGTTCCGGGATTACTGGAGCCCGCTGTCGGCGGCCGCCGCTGCCGGCGATCTCGGCAGGCTGATCGACTCGCTTGAAAGGAGGGACGCCTGA
- a CDS encoding helix-turn-helix transcriptional regulator, protein MSSQELADFLRRRREDLQPEDVPAEATRPPSRRARRTPGLRREEVAALAQMSVSYYERLEQARAPRPSPQVLSALATALQLTDAERDHLARLAGQVLPTENGGVPEHVPEDAQQLLGRLDGIPAYIVNDRQDVVAWNAAAAALMTDFSRLPPDQRNLTRISTRFRDTLCTGAPGSESDFSQQIAAQLRAASVRNPTDSVLAELINEFATHDPDFANSWRHHAVRPIPSVRKNLRHPTLGELEIDRHTLSLPGSGFSLVMYTAEAGSPSAAALKSL, encoded by the coding sequence GTGAGCAGTCAGGAACTCGCAGACTTTCTCCGCCGCCGCCGCGAGGATCTGCAACCAGAAGACGTGCCCGCCGAAGCGACGCGTCCACCAAGCCGGCGCGCCCGTCGCACACCCGGGCTGCGCCGCGAAGAGGTGGCTGCCCTGGCACAGATGTCGGTGAGCTACTACGAACGGCTGGAACAGGCACGGGCACCCCGGCCCTCACCGCAGGTGCTGTCTGCGCTGGCGACGGCTCTCCAGCTCACTGACGCAGAGCGTGACCATCTGGCCCGCCTGGCCGGACAAGTGCTGCCGACAGAGAACGGCGGCGTACCAGAGCACGTACCCGAGGACGCCCAACAGCTACTCGGCAGACTTGACGGCATCCCTGCCTACATCGTCAACGACCGGCAAGATGTCGTCGCCTGGAACGCAGCAGCCGCAGCCCTGATGACGGACTTCTCTCGTCTCCCACCTGACCAGCGCAACCTCACGCGCATCTCGACGAGATTCCGTGACACCCTCTGCACCGGCGCGCCCGGTTCGGAGTCCGATTTCTCTCAGCAGATAGCCGCTCAATTGCGCGCAGCCAGCGTTCGGAACCCCACAGATAGCGTGCTCGCAGAGCTGATCAACGAGTTCGCAACCCACGATCCAGATTTTGCGAACAGCTGGCGTCACCACGCTGTGCGCCCCATACCCAGCGTGCGAAAAAACCTGCGTCACCCCACACTGGGCGAGCTGGAGATCGACCGGCACACCCTCAGCCTGCCCGGCTCAGGTTTTTCCCTGGTGATGTACACGGCAGAAGCCGGCAGCCCAAGCGCCGCTGCTCTGAAGAGCCTTTGA
- a CDS encoding DUF4158 domain-containing protein produces the protein MPYAVRPVPRGCAELAHETVEFIARQVQVPASERHRAQIRQHLGFRECGVVDAGKLTAYPAEHVAHKERGPEQVRVELPARCRH, from the coding sequence GTGCCGTACGCAGTACGGCCGGTTCCCCGGGGCTGCGCCGAGTTGGCGCATGAGACGGTGGAGTTCATCGCCCGGCAGGTACAGGTACCCGCCTCGGAGCGCCACCGGGCGCAGATCCGGCAGCACCTCGGCTTCCGTGAGTGCGGCGTCGTGGACGCGGGGAAGCTGACGGCGTATCCGGCCGAGCACGTTGCGCACAAGGAACGCGGGCCCGAGCAGGTCCGGGTGGAACTGCCGGCACGCTGCCGGCACTGA